From Micromonospora sp. NBC_01699, a single genomic window includes:
- a CDS encoding FAD binding domain-containing protein produces the protein MRPVSYSRVPDVATAIGAVSSDPDSAYLAGGTTRVDLLRIYVEQPGRLVDINDLPLRQVESIDGGGLRIGATARMSDVAQAQLVRQRFPVISQALLLGASPQLRNMASIGGNLMQRVRCGYFRDLAAGCNKRAPGSGCAALHGINRGHAILGTSERCIATHPSDLAVALVALDAVVHTESTSGRREIAIDDFFLLPGDTPDREHPLDHGELIVSVEVPATPAAARSHYLKVRDRESYEFALVSVAVAVHLHGGVLSEIRLALGGVATKPWRARQAERMLIGARPTVENFTAAAREELLPAVSYGHNEFKIELARRSIVRALETITDDGWQTATATGGTA, from the coding sequence ATGCGACCGGTTAGCTACTCGCGGGTGCCGGACGTCGCCACCGCGATCGGCGCGGTCAGCAGCGACCCCGACAGCGCGTACCTGGCCGGCGGCACCACCCGGGTCGACCTGCTGCGGATCTACGTCGAACAGCCCGGCCGGCTGGTCGACATCAACGACCTTCCGCTGCGTCAGGTCGAGTCGATCGACGGCGGCGGGCTGCGGATCGGCGCCACCGCCCGAATGAGCGACGTGGCCCAGGCCCAACTGGTCCGGCAGCGGTTCCCGGTGATCTCCCAGGCCCTGTTACTCGGCGCCTCCCCGCAACTGCGCAACATGGCGTCGATCGGCGGCAACCTGATGCAACGGGTCCGCTGCGGCTACTTCCGCGACCTCGCCGCCGGCTGCAACAAGCGGGCACCCGGCAGCGGCTGCGCCGCGCTGCACGGCATCAACCGGGGCCACGCCATCCTCGGCACCAGCGAACGCTGCATCGCCACCCACCCGTCCGACCTGGCCGTCGCCCTGGTCGCGCTGGACGCGGTGGTGCACACCGAGAGCACCTCCGGGCGGCGGGAGATCGCCATCGACGACTTCTTCCTGCTGCCCGGCGACACCCCGGACCGGGAACACCCGCTCGACCACGGCGAGCTGATCGTGTCGGTCGAGGTGCCGGCCACACCGGCCGCCGCCAGGTCGCACTACCTCAAGGTCCGCGACCGCGAGTCGTACGAGTTCGCGCTCGTCTCGGTGGCCGTCGCGGTCCACCTGCACGGCGGTGTGCTGAGCGAGATCCGGCTCGCCCTCGGCGGTGTCGCCACCAAGCCGTGGCGGGCCCGCCAGGCGGAACGGATGCTGATCGGGGCCCGCCCGACGGTGGAGAACTTCACCGCCGCCGCACGGGAGGAACTGCTGCCGGCGGTCTCGTACGGGCACAACGAGTTCAAGATCGAGCTGGCCCGACGTTCCATCGTGCGCGCCTTGGAGACGATCACCGACGACGGCTGGCAGACCGCCACCGCCACCGGCGGTACGGCGTGA
- a CDS encoding (2Fe-2S)-binding protein: MVTLSVNGVPRTIPIEPRVSLLDALRDRLDLTGTKKGCNQGACGACTVWVDKRRVLACLTLAITCEMREITTIEGLAVGGEPHPMQTAFVELDAFQCGYCTPGQIMSAVAFLAEGHPRDDSGIGEWMSGNLCRCAAYPNIRAAIRRVRDASLDGSGDATG, encoded by the coding sequence ATGGTCACCCTCTCGGTGAACGGTGTGCCGCGCACGATCCCGATCGAGCCACGGGTGAGCCTGCTCGACGCGCTGCGCGACCGGCTCGACCTGACCGGCACCAAGAAGGGCTGCAACCAGGGCGCCTGCGGCGCCTGCACGGTCTGGGTGGACAAGCGCCGGGTGCTGGCCTGCCTCACCCTGGCGATCACCTGCGAGATGCGGGAGATCACCACGATCGAGGGCCTCGCCGTCGGCGGTGAACCGCACCCCATGCAGACCGCGTTCGTCGAACTCGACGCCTTCCAGTGCGGCTACTGCACCCCGGGGCAGATCATGTCGGCGGTGGCCTTCCTCGCCGAGGGGCACCCCCGGGACGACTCGGGGATCGGCGAGTGGATGAGCGGCAACCTCTGCCGCTGTGCGGCGTACCCGAACATCAGGGCCGCCATCCGCCGGGTACGCGACGCGAGCCTCGACGGGAGCGGCGATGCGACCGGTTAG